A portion of the Paenibacillus marchantiae genome contains these proteins:
- the nagZ gene encoding beta-N-acetylhexosaminidase: MRMNSIDQLSLEQRVGQMFMCGFHGQHADEQVNRLIRDYHVGGVIYFRRNVESVDQINRLSADLQAIAAEAGDLPLMISVDQEGGMVARIDKEGVTQVPGNMALGATGNPDYTLECAQILGQELKSIGIDMNLAPVLDVNNNVLNPVIGVRSYGENAESVASHGAAAIKGYQSRGVAATAKHFPGHGDTAVDSHLGMVTVPHERNRLDQVELLPFHRAIEAGVDAIMTAHVIFPAIEPEPIPATLSRKVLTGLLREEMGFDGIIITDCLEMHAISKPYGVAEAAIRAVEAGADLILVSHTLQDQISAVEAVVEAVRTGRVDEATINQALERIISWKAARCGQWEHTFVSMEKDDAVSDGSDEDGIMFSTKEKDESSRSLASIESTLDEIASNSITVVQNDGLLPLDPEKNVYVIWPEVVQRTEVDEPWSHTDSLGVALSQLRAGVREHKITTQPSYDEADEILKNVTEEDQIIVCTYTSAGHLPKGQHHLVQKLSEKYSLIVVALRNPYDLLEIPTPGSYICTYENTPAVVRALSLVLTGELQPTGRLPVSLR, translated from the coding sequence ATGCGTATGAATTCGATCGATCAGCTTTCGTTGGAACAGCGGGTAGGACAGATGTTTATGTGTGGATTCCATGGACAGCATGCGGATGAACAGGTCAATCGACTGATCCGTGATTATCATGTCGGAGGCGTCATTTATTTCAGACGGAATGTTGAAAGTGTAGACCAAATCAATCGACTGTCTGCCGACTTGCAAGCAATTGCCGCTGAAGCCGGGGATTTACCTCTGATGATCTCCGTGGATCAGGAGGGCGGGATGGTGGCGCGGATTGATAAAGAGGGAGTGACCCAGGTACCTGGAAACATGGCGCTTGGAGCAACGGGTAATCCGGACTATACCCTTGAATGCGCACAGATTCTAGGTCAAGAGTTAAAAAGCATCGGTATCGATATGAACCTCGCCCCAGTATTGGATGTGAATAATAACGTTCTTAACCCGGTCATCGGTGTGCGCTCCTATGGCGAGAATGCGGAGAGCGTAGCTTCCCACGGTGCAGCAGCCATCAAAGGATATCAATCCCGAGGCGTTGCTGCAACAGCCAAACATTTTCCCGGACATGGAGATACAGCGGTGGATTCACATCTCGGTATGGTCACTGTACCTCATGAACGTAACAGGCTGGATCAGGTGGAACTTCTGCCGTTTCATCGCGCTATTGAGGCCGGAGTGGATGCCATCATGACTGCTCACGTCATCTTCCCGGCGATTGAACCGGAGCCGATTCCAGCTACATTGTCCCGTAAAGTGTTGACGGGGCTGTTACGCGAGGAAATGGGCTTTGACGGCATTATTATTACAGACTGTCTGGAAATGCATGCGATATCCAAGCCATATGGTGTGGCCGAAGCAGCCATTCGTGCTGTGGAGGCAGGTGCTGATCTAATTCTGGTCAGTCACACACTGCAAGATCAAATCTCTGCTGTGGAAGCTGTTGTGGAAGCCGTTCGTACTGGACGAGTGGATGAAGCCACCATTAACCAGGCATTGGAACGTATTATTTCATGGAAGGCAGCGCGTTGTGGTCAGTGGGAGCATACGTTTGTCTCCATGGAAAAGGATGATGCTGTATCGGATGGATCTGATGAGGATGGGATCATGTTCTCAACAAAAGAGAAAGATGAATCATCAAGATCGTTGGCCTCCATCGAATCCACGTTGGATGAGATTGCCTCCAATAGCATTACTGTGGTTCAGAATGATGGGTTGCTTCCCTTAGACCCTGAGAAGAATGTCTATGTCATCTGGCCTGAAGTTGTGCAACGGACAGAAGTGGATGAACCATGGTCTCACACAGATTCACTTGGCGTGGCGTTATCGCAGCTTAGAGCCGGAGTTCGGGAGCACAAAATAACGACACAGCCGTCTTATGATGAAGCGGACGAGATACTGAAGAATGTGACGGAGGAAGATCAAATCATCGTATGTACTTACACTTCCGCAGGCCATCTTCCGAAAGGGCAACATCATTTGGTTCAAAAACTTAGTGAAAAGTACTCCCTGATTGTAGTTGCTCTGCGTAATCCATATGATCTATTGGAGATTCCGACGCCGGGAAGTTATATATGTACGTACGAGAACACTCCTGCAGTGGTTCGTGCTTTGTCTCTCGTCTTAACAGGTGAATTGCAGCCAACAGGACGCTTGCCTGTCAGTTTGCGTTAG
- a CDS encoding response regulator, whose translation MNLTALLVDDELPILENLSFILPWEDMGIEIVGTARSGSEALDKVAECHPDIMLCDIRMPSMDGLELIRILREQGETCEIILLTGYQQFEYARTAIRYNVHEYICKPIDYLDLEHKLRELASQIQKKRLEVEAERHRKSEMEVWVKHKHIIDLMRKEEDSLFSFPPSSPEQHASSLRYILLLIDVSGYFKHSIGWSGTRHQSWHGMIRSRLREITDRICEGTLLISARKGEWCMLVEASDEWRLRVDALAQQVQMELDATFEAGSGMKTRVIQDVMSVKLDDQMAERYRHCQRLLIMNDSNQRSDVLEQESAEHSIMSTKEPSRRATMWITKEDLDLITRWIRQGNKQGLIDLLVMLKHRMSEHKSALEGVAENSLRFLLVHMLRELREVHVMAEQDEMHFWSALHSATSIKELIELAEALAYVCHDKKSVPRPSVSELISSACEYMNARLECDLGIDEVADWLGISPGYFCQLFKNQMGVTFVEYMTHKRMESAALLLSTTEWSITAIGEATGYKERRYFSKVFNKHFHMKPSEFRSNQRAGS comes from the coding sequence ATGAATCTAACCGCGTTGCTGGTTGACGATGAGCTGCCGATTTTGGAGAATTTGAGTTTTATTTTGCCATGGGAAGACATGGGCATTGAAATTGTGGGTACGGCTAGAAGTGGGTCAGAAGCACTGGACAAAGTTGCAGAATGCCACCCTGACATCATGTTATGTGATATTCGTATGCCCTCCATGGATGGTCTGGAACTGATTCGAATATTACGGGAACAAGGTGAAACTTGTGAGATTATTTTGCTGACAGGATATCAGCAGTTCGAGTATGCCCGTACGGCCATCCGTTACAATGTCCATGAATACATATGCAAGCCAATCGATTACCTGGATCTGGAACATAAATTGCGTGAGCTTGCTAGTCAGATTCAGAAGAAACGGTTGGAAGTGGAGGCTGAACGTCACCGCAAATCGGAGATGGAAGTATGGGTAAAGCACAAACATATCATTGACCTGATGCGAAAAGAGGAAGATTCGTTATTTTCTTTTCCTCCTTCTTCCCCTGAACAACATGCATCCTCGTTACGGTATATCCTGCTACTTATCGATGTTTCGGGGTATTTTAAGCATTCGATCGGATGGTCTGGGACCCGGCACCAAAGCTGGCATGGAATGATCCGTTCTAGGCTTAGGGAAATTACAGACCGGATCTGTGAAGGAACTCTGCTGATTTCTGCCCGTAAGGGAGAATGGTGTATGTTGGTGGAGGCATCAGATGAATGGAGACTGCGGGTAGATGCATTGGCTCAACAGGTTCAGATGGAATTAGATGCGACATTTGAGGCCGGTTCAGGTATGAAGACAAGGGTCATTCAGGATGTTATGTCTGTGAAACTGGATGATCAGATGGCTGAGCGATACCGGCACTGTCAGCGTTTGCTGATCATGAATGACTCTAATCAGCGCAGCGATGTGCTGGAACAAGAATCTGCTGAGCATTCCATCATGTCAACCAAAGAACCTTCCAGAAGGGCAACGATGTGGATTACAAAAGAGGATTTGGACTTGATTACCCGCTGGATCAGACAGGGAAATAAACAGGGATTGATTGACCTGCTCGTTATGCTCAAACATCGGATGAGCGAGCATAAGAGTGCGCTGGAGGGCGTAGCCGAAAACAGCCTGCGTTTTCTGCTTGTACATATGCTTCGTGAATTGCGCGAAGTACATGTCATGGCTGAACAAGACGAAATGCATTTCTGGAGTGCATTGCATTCAGCAACCTCCATCAAGGAATTAATCGAATTGGCTGAGGCACTTGCTTATGTTTGTCATGATAAGAAAAGCGTACCTCGCCCTTCTGTTTCTGAGCTGATCAGTTCTGCGTGCGAGTATATGAACGCCAGACTGGAATGTGATCTGGGTATTGATGAGGTAGCTGATTGGCTGGGCATCAGTCCGGGTTACTTTTGTCAGCTTTTCAAAAACCAGATGGGCGTAACCTTTGTTGAATATATGACCCATAAGCGGATGGAGAGCGCAGCCTTATTATTAAGTACAACGGAATGGAGTATTACAGCCATTGGAGAAGCAACGGGGTATAAGGAGCGGCGATATTTCTCCAAAGTGTTCAATAAACATTTTCACATGAAACCATCAGAATTCAGGTCAAACCAAAGAGCAGGTTCATAA
- a CDS encoding cache domain-containing sensor histidine kinase, with translation MNLRMKLAMAFLLLIIVPMCTLGIGMFLVTSHTIEKKYNQQSEYALQAISYNIENVFQQINNVTDNGIATSVFQMALNAKDPSKQDLGIGNQLSLNASQRNFRSLLYNYPFISYAFLYDLRSRSSQDNQIVSIFTKENFQALPFQQFKVHPIFKEIQELNGVPKWLAPLEYPELTGVEPVFTQIRLVKELSYFQNIGVLVVQIKKGEMDRIFRHLQVSDPAQETSFLLINEEGLIVYDPSGRYSGEKMENLGVRSGIYGPGFSSTRAVFDGSESIISQYHLKNYNWSLVSVASWEALSAETNVFAGWSIIIILLCLLAAMVFNVFFMNRITGNIAVLVRFMRRVDDGDFNARVEGSGFDEMQLLAQGFNELLDRIGGLFRRVRAEQEQKAKAELRVLQAQIKPHFLFNTLESINGLAMRGEGRKVSEMVTRLGNMLRISIQDQEEISLSEELRHLQSYLEIQHYRFSDLFRYEIDIPSHLYTSSMLKLTLQPLVENSIQHGFEGIEYQGVLRISAFVERNNLVLRVEDNGIGIPQEMLARFEYMAEDPPEYIMAEGTKPLSSMAERRGLGLRSVADRIRIQYGAGYGVFICSSTGHGTIIQCIIPQYEQGEDE, from the coding sequence ATGAACTTGCGGATGAAGCTGGCCATGGCATTTCTGTTGCTCATCATTGTACCGATGTGCACGCTTGGAATCGGCATGTTCTTGGTCACATCACATACGATTGAGAAAAAATACAATCAGCAGTCTGAATATGCACTCCAGGCGATTAGCTATAATATCGAGAATGTTTTTCAGCAGATCAACAATGTCACGGACAATGGCATTGCCACTTCGGTATTCCAGATGGCTTTGAACGCCAAAGATCCGAGCAAACAGGATCTTGGAATCGGTAATCAATTGTCGCTGAATGCCAGCCAGCGTAATTTCCGTTCCCTTTTATACAACTACCCGTTCATTAGTTATGCCTTCTTGTATGATTTGCGTTCGCGTTCGTCTCAGGATAACCAGATAGTTTCTATATTTACGAAAGAAAATTTTCAAGCTCTTCCTTTTCAACAATTTAAAGTTCATCCAATATTCAAAGAAATCCAGGAACTCAACGGCGTGCCCAAATGGCTGGCCCCTCTGGAATATCCTGAACTGACGGGCGTAGAGCCTGTCTTTACTCAGATTCGGTTAGTCAAGGAACTCAGTTATTTTCAGAATATTGGGGTCCTTGTCGTTCAGATTAAAAAAGGGGAGATGGACCGCATCTTCCGCCATTTGCAAGTAAGTGATCCTGCACAGGAAACTTCGTTCCTACTGATCAACGAAGAGGGTCTGATCGTATATGATCCTTCCGGACGTTACAGTGGAGAGAAGATGGAGAATCTGGGTGTGCGATCTGGAATTTACGGACCGGGGTTTAGCAGCACCAGAGCAGTGTTCGATGGCAGTGAAAGCATCATTTCACAATATCATCTGAAAAACTATAACTGGAGCCTGGTCAGTGTCGCTTCATGGGAAGCATTATCGGCAGAGACGAATGTGTTCGCAGGCTGGTCGATTATTATCATTCTGCTGTGTCTGCTTGCTGCGATGGTTTTCAATGTGTTCTTCATGAACCGGATTACCGGCAATATTGCGGTACTCGTGCGCTTCATGAGGCGTGTAGATGACGGGGATTTTAATGCCCGGGTCGAAGGAAGTGGCTTTGACGAGATGCAATTACTCGCCCAAGGGTTCAATGAATTGCTGGATCGGATCGGAGGTCTGTTCCGACGTGTGCGTGCTGAGCAGGAACAGAAGGCCAAGGCAGAACTGCGTGTGCTTCAAGCCCAGATCAAACCTCATTTTCTATTTAATACGCTGGAATCCATTAACGGACTAGCCATGAGGGGAGAAGGGCGTAAAGTAAGTGAAATGGTGACACGTCTTGGCAATATGCTGCGCATCAGTATTCAGGATCAGGAGGAGATTTCGCTCAGTGAGGAGTTAAGGCACTTGCAGAGTTATCTTGAGATCCAGCATTACAGGTTCAGTGATTTGTTCCGGTATGAGATCGATATTCCATCTCATCTGTACACCTCATCTATGCTCAAACTTACCCTCCAACCTCTTGTGGAAAATAGTATTCAGCACGGGTTCGAGGGAATTGAATATCAGGGTGTACTTCGGATCAGTGCATTTGTGGAACGGAATAACCTGGTGCTGCGAGTTGAGGATAATGGGATCGGTATTCCCCAGGAAATGTTGGCCCGATTCGAATATATGGCAGAAGACCCACCTGAATACATCATGGCTGAGGGAACGAAGCCACTGTCTTCAATGGCAGAGCGTCGAGGGCTGGGTTTAAGAAGTGTTGCAGATCGGATAAGGATTCAATATGGGGCCGGATACGGGGTGTTTATATGTTCATCAACGGGACATGGCACCATCATTCAATGTATTATTCCACAATATGAGCAGGGGGAAGATGAATGA
- a CDS encoding carbohydrate ABC transporter permease gives MVKNIKGSIPHVLLMLYLLAILFPFLFVIFSSFKQDNNEIALNPFGLPSTWVFNNYVEAWVNAKIGTYFWNSMYISVLSSVGTIVLGAMFAFAITRMRHRKWSMLLYSLILAGMLIPNNALMLPIYLLVRKLGILDTHLALIIPYVANAIPFTIIILAAFMRSLPGEIEEAAVMDGLRAPGIFARIVIPLTVPAIVTVFIVNFLGNWNEFLLANYFLSTDKLRTLPVGMVQFRDQYQMNYAQMSAGIVYSVVPVVVIYAILQEKIIEGVTAGSVKG, from the coding sequence ATGGTAAAGAACATAAAAGGCAGTATACCTCATGTTTTGTTGATGTTGTATCTACTTGCGATTCTGTTTCCCTTTTTATTCGTAATCTTTTCTTCATTCAAGCAGGATAACAACGAAATTGCACTGAATCCGTTCGGTCTGCCCTCCACTTGGGTGTTTAATAACTACGTAGAGGCTTGGGTAAATGCCAAGATTGGTACGTATTTCTGGAACAGTATGTACATTTCGGTCTTGTCCTCAGTCGGAACGATTGTGCTTGGTGCCATGTTTGCTTTTGCTATAACGCGGATGAGACACCGCAAATGGAGCATGTTACTGTACAGTCTCATTCTGGCGGGCATGCTGATTCCAAACAATGCGCTCATGCTGCCGATTTATTTGCTTGTCCGCAAGCTCGGCATTTTGGATACTCATTTGGCGCTGATCATTCCTTATGTTGCGAATGCAATTCCGTTCACGATTATTATTTTGGCTGCTTTTATGCGGTCGCTCCCTGGAGAAATTGAGGAAGCCGCGGTTATGGATGGGTTGAGGGCTCCGGGTATCTTTGCTAGAATAGTGATACCCCTTACAGTTCCAGCCATTGTTACGGTGTTTATCGTGAATTTCCTCGGCAACTGGAACGAATTTTTACTCGCCAACTATTTCTTATCCACCGATAAACTGCGTACACTGCCTGTCGGCATGGTCCAGTTTCGTGATCAGTATCAAATGAACTATGCCCAGATGTCAGCAGGCATTGTATACAGTGTTGTACCGGTTGTTGTAATCTACGCCATATTGCAGGAGAAAATCATTGAAGGCGTAACAGCAGGTAGTGTTAAAGGTTAA
- a CDS encoding carbohydrate ABC transporter permease, whose translation MNTSLRSPLIYTLFVLPALILFIMFFLYPIGSSLYYSLTSWNGVSAEPRFVGLSNYAKALTDERFWISTRNNGFFIAFSVLIQVPLIVLFSLLIANVKKLKGLYKTAVFLPSIMSTAVIGILWGFIYEPNIGLLNQLLETVGISPVYWLSDNRFAMISILVTNAWQWTGFYIVMVLAAILAIPKDLDEAAAIDGATAVQRAFKITLPLIRPIISVVIMLSIAGAMKAADIVLVMTKGGPAGSTEVLATYMIKYAITNFKYGYGNTIAVLIFALTLVLTAVYQLLVARRNERVEY comes from the coding sequence ATGAATACTTCACTCCGCAGCCCGCTGATCTATACGTTGTTTGTGTTGCCGGCACTGATCTTGTTTATCATGTTTTTCCTGTATCCTATCGGCAGTTCACTCTATTACAGTCTGACCAGTTGGAACGGTGTATCCGCAGAGCCGCGTTTTGTGGGACTGTCCAACTATGCAAAAGCATTGACAGATGAACGTTTTTGGATTTCAACTCGCAATAACGGTTTCTTTATCGCATTTTCTGTTTTGATCCAGGTGCCTCTCATTGTTCTGTTTTCCCTGCTCATTGCGAATGTAAAGAAATTGAAGGGATTGTACAAAACAGCCGTCTTTTTGCCGTCCATTATGTCAACGGCAGTCATCGGTATTCTGTGGGGATTCATCTATGAGCCTAACATCGGCCTGTTGAATCAGTTACTTGAAACCGTAGGTATTTCGCCGGTCTATTGGCTATCCGATAATCGGTTCGCAATGATATCCATTCTCGTAACCAATGCTTGGCAGTGGACGGGATTCTATATTGTCATGGTTTTGGCGGCCATTCTGGCTATTCCCAAGGATCTGGATGAAGCGGCAGCCATCGATGGAGCAACAGCCGTACAAAGAGCATTCAAAATTACATTGCCACTTATCAGACCTATCATTTCCGTCGTCATCATGTTATCCATTGCCGGGGCGATGAAAGCAGCTGACATTGTTCTGGTTATGACCAAAGGTGGACCTGCAGGCTCTACCGAAGTGCTTGCCACGTATATGATCAAATACGCGATTACCAATTTTAAATACGGTTATGGCAATACGATTGCGGTTCTGATCTTTGCTCTGACGCTTGTGCTCACCGCGGTATATCAGTTGCTGGTGGCGAGACGCAACGAAAGGGTGGAATATTGA
- a CDS encoding extracellular solute-binding protein codes for MKKGMTLLLSLLLITSWTLAGCSSSTNEPQQGAGNTPAEPSKEPVEMLLRHTQVGADKQKRLAILQDVVAKVESEVPNLTFTLDGVESDVNRKEKLRGEMAAGNPPDIFELFGSPDSKVYAKEGMLLDLTPILQELGIQDQFSSLEPFTYEGKVYGLPIGGSGEGFFYNKEYFTQKGWKAPSTMAELDNMLAEIKADGKVPLASASKAGWVPLMLTNHLWSRYAGPDITAKFATGEAKWTDPGVVAGFAKHKEWVDKGYFKKGELGYEYAEYTTQFTSGEAILMYDGTWKSSVFKEGQSGESLIGKVGFFNMPPVENGVGDQTALMRDVNNGYGFSAAAADDPQKLAAVKAFIKNFYNEDMQVRGLVEDGVLPAMKLDEKVLTDSITDDLMKEIVAVLNASQTSFPAFDALVQADVTTEIGNLQIQKLVGGQTTPEKMAEELQKVQEEANASVE; via the coding sequence ATGAAAAAAGGAATGACATTACTGCTTTCATTATTGCTTATCACATCATGGACATTGGCAGGTTGTTCGAGCTCAACTAACGAACCACAACAGGGAGCAGGCAATACACCTGCGGAGCCAAGCAAGGAACCAGTTGAGATGCTTCTCCGTCACACTCAGGTGGGTGCCGACAAACAAAAAAGGCTGGCCATTCTGCAGGACGTTGTGGCCAAAGTGGAGAGCGAAGTACCCAACCTGACCTTTACACTGGACGGAGTTGAATCCGATGTAAACCGTAAGGAGAAACTTCGTGGTGAGATGGCAGCAGGCAATCCGCCGGATATCTTCGAATTGTTCGGTAGTCCAGACTCCAAAGTATATGCTAAAGAAGGCATGTTGTTGGATCTCACGCCGATCTTGCAAGAGCTGGGCATTCAGGACCAATTTTCATCGCTTGAACCATTCACCTATGAAGGCAAAGTGTATGGACTGCCTATTGGGGGATCGGGTGAAGGATTCTTCTACAATAAAGAGTATTTTACGCAAAAAGGTTGGAAAGCGCCTTCAACAATGGCTGAGCTGGATAATATGCTCGCTGAGATCAAGGCTGATGGCAAGGTGCCACTTGCTTCTGCTTCCAAAGCAGGCTGGGTTCCACTCATGTTAACGAACCATCTGTGGTCCCGTTACGCTGGACCTGATATTACGGCGAAGTTTGCTACAGGCGAAGCCAAGTGGACTGATCCAGGCGTTGTCGCAGGATTCGCGAAGCATAAGGAATGGGTGGATAAAGGTTACTTCAAAAAAGGCGAGCTTGGTTATGAATATGCTGAATATACAACTCAATTTACGAGCGGTGAAGCGATTCTGATGTATGACGGAACGTGGAAATCGTCTGTATTCAAGGAAGGACAGAGCGGGGAGTCGCTCATTGGCAAAGTTGGTTTCTTCAATATGCCTCCGGTAGAGAACGGTGTAGGAGATCAGACAGCCCTGATGCGTGATGTCAATAATGGATACGGTTTCTCTGCAGCGGCTGCGGATGACCCGCAGAAGTTGGCGGCTGTTAAAGCCTTTATCAAAAACTTCTACAACGAAGATATGCAAGTACGTGGGCTCGTAGAAGACGGTGTGTTACCAGCGATGAAACTGGATGAAAAAGTGCTGACTGACAGCATCACCGACGATTTAATGAAAGAAATCGTAGCTGTTCTGAATGCATCGCAGACTTCTTTCCCGGCGTTTGATGCACTCGTTCAAGCTGATGTTACGACAGAGATCGGCAACCTGCAAATTCAGAAGCTGGTTGGTGGACAGACTACGCCAGAGAAAATGGCCGAAGAATTGCAAAAGGTTCAGGAAGAGGCTAATGCTTCAGTAGAATAA
- the pflA gene encoding pyruvate formate-lyase-activating protein, which produces MVNGHIHSLETFGTVDGPGIRFVLFMQGCLLKCQYCHNPDTWALDGGREMSVEEVLAEIEPYLSYYRSSGGGLTVSGGEPTLQAHFVAEVFKEAKRRWGLHTTLDSNGFNEPDRIHDLLDNTDLVLLDLKHINDEKHIKLTGKSNERTLRTAQWLSDNGRKMWIRHVYVPGIHNEEEDLLNLGRFIGTLNGVEKFEILPYHQMGIYKWQALGKAYPLDGVPSPSDEEVEHAYRLIEQGRTETAGMTCSNK; this is translated from the coding sequence ATGGTTAATGGACATATTCATTCACTCGAAACTTTCGGGACGGTTGACGGCCCAGGCATCCGCTTCGTGCTTTTTATGCAGGGATGTCTGCTCAAATGCCAGTATTGTCACAATCCGGATACATGGGCACTGGATGGTGGCAGGGAAATGAGCGTGGAGGAGGTATTGGCTGAAATCGAGCCATACCTGTCCTACTATCGCAGTTCCGGCGGAGGGCTTACGGTATCCGGCGGAGAGCCAACATTACAGGCTCATTTTGTAGCCGAAGTTTTCAAAGAAGCAAAACGCCGCTGGGGATTGCATACTACGCTGGACAGCAACGGTTTCAATGAACCGGATCGAATTCATGATTTGTTAGATAACACGGACCTGGTTCTGTTGGATCTGAAGCACATCAATGATGAGAAACATATCAAGCTGACAGGCAAATCCAACGAGAGAACATTGCGCACCGCACAATGGTTATCGGACAATGGACGAAAAATGTGGATTCGCCACGTGTATGTGCCAGGGATTCACAATGAGGAAGAAGACTTGCTCAATCTGGGGCGGTTTATTGGAACGCTAAATGGAGTCGAGAAGTTCGAAATTCTGCCTTATCATCAGATGGGTATTTACAAATGGCAGGCGCTGGGGAAAGCCTATCCGCTCGATGGAGTTCCTTCTCCAAGTGATGAGGAAGTAGAGCATGCGTATCGTTTGATTGAACAAGGTCGTACGGAAACAGCGGGCATGACTTGCTCCAATAAGTAA